In Calliopsis andreniformis isolate RMS-2024a chromosome 8, iyCalAndr_principal, whole genome shotgun sequence, one DNA window encodes the following:
- the Crag gene encoding DENN domain-containing protein Crag isoform X1: MDERRVADYFVIAGLPGQDNDCDNDNEAQEQLEDWHQEGTHVKDIHMKPPITDLAIIFPALDEQCPEGYTLLEHTVSGLPADLNHGSLRTNECYLCYRRGRDKPPLVDIGVIYDGKERIMQDAKMVLKTPNGHLANVNNSTARIFVTYRRASPKMPCNSLVVTDICVILMNKGETPPHAFCVINKNLNKGMLGSDVYLCYKKSMNRANLISFKPSILYKYPMADYSSFVFPNSVAMFCLPMGATIECWPKVACKPKPVFSTFVLTVADAAQKIYGSAITFYEELELDVESEQLVDISTEKMKNSVEHEEVDTQLITFKPSGILKKLSQSQLEKLQYTNPATQSLNISKSICILSHWPFFETFEKFLVFLHSMVNNKPQNVPIEKYIAYFLYDIPFPSPQRPRILVQLSTKDRLILTQPEDLALPRSGASFRQLLINLGPDNCLLILLLILTEQKILVHSLRPDVLTSVSEAIAMILFPFKWQCPYIPLCPLGLAEVLHAPLPFLIGVDSRFFDLYDPPSDVNCVNLDTNNIAICDDKKYLNVKLLPKKAARQLRNWLEHLYSKLISLGKSYSSMKDMDDEEFSVDKEFQQKRKEQALELEIQDAFLRFTATILKGYRAYLLPITKAPTVGSTDPTSLFNIQAFLRSRDKAHAKFYSMLVKTQMFIRFIEERSFVSDMDMAGLAFFDECTERIEDENVQLLELDESQHSERTVFIPPPEAGPNQQPITYRTFKLNPDLIRPQKNFNLKNPNLSAFGIVPGSPMARRTKHEIKVAQRMARKQAAMPDRWGRCLLGTCYSLWFLHLPAMLQVSNQPAAILHQAYDLLVKMPKLHLDPIEEVCYRAMMQLCGVYGQPVLAVKLLFHMKRSGVQPNALTYGFYNKAVLEATWPSDMTNSSQLMWNKLRNAIVGAALFKRAGKRSARRRLSSNADLLTVDGKTASMEHAFSRSSLDSSHSQDTEAAHSDSTKASSTSDLPEYGPFEIKKLPRQNSIVKDTIALNAIQTEEVDNLPLNQRLVRNLESPLKSPIRTPVTENDPLGALMNDETPIVSPSEENDSNCSTCTLTVFNNVEERPGGPLLFRNNILPRSATFHQTIDEGGVAIGGHLQRSETMPHSVAQQGEQDKERERLELSSLWSQKDSVTSSLSSLGSSLKLSFAPTSLTGKKSNEIILGGLNSLKSAATTVVKKFDEIKEAISATSTPVKLKERDHKLVHGASHESLDSMTDGSLQDRNEALRMSGDGNVDPYALCDLSECLYPKGSRELDERIAIELVLSSASRCHHCASILYDEEIMAGWQPEDSNLNTVCQYCDKATVPLLTITILDYRCEDNERKSDPLMGALVELLDKPKELLEPITVPYLNPLVLRKELESVLSQEGDTCLTKHKFIEEHPIVYWNLIWYFERINLTSHLPDLWLNNDKKKEQINYGAVGVKTMWDNERLHMDRLPMYLQWKLNVTEDKTLMQLVITNVRRNDLTEPIKRVALERSKNQAPDQPLFSIYRDILFLAFTVLGRGNIDQGVFDREYNVSLERLTEKEEKLLCKIDAPPSMMSVFCRHYFKQLSV, encoded by the exons ATGGATGAACGGAGGGTAGCGGACTATTTTGTCATTGCTGGCTTACCTGGCCAAGACAATGAttgtgataatgataatgaggcTCAAGAACAATTGGAGGATTGGCACCAGGAAGGAACACATGTTAAAGATATTCATATGAAACCTCCAATCACTGATCTTGCCATTATATTCCCAGCATTAGATGAACAATGTCCAGAAGGCTATACTTTATTAGAACATACTGTGTCAGGGTTACCCGCTGATTTAAATCATGGAAGTTTAAGAACAAATGAATGTTACCTATGTTATAGAAGAGGGCGGGATAAGCCTCCCTTAGTTGACATAG GTGtaatatatgatggtaaagaacgtataatgcaAGATGCAAAAATGGTGTTAAAGACTCCTAATGGACATTTAGCAAATGTGAATAATTCAACAGCAAGAATTTTTGTCACATACAGACGTGCAAGCCCTAAAATGCCATGCAATTCTTTAGTTGTAACAGATATATGTGTCATTTTAATGAACAAAGGGGAAACTCCCCCACATGCATTTTGTGTGATCAATAAAAATTTGAACAAAGGCATGTTGGGTAGCGACGTATATTTATGCTATAAGAAGTCTATGAATCGAGCAAATTTAATATCTTTTAAGCCTTCTATACTATACAAATATCCAATGGCTGATTATAGCAGTTTCGTCTTCCCAAATTCAGTTGCAATGTTTTGCTTACCAATGGGAGCAACAATAGAATGTTGGCCTAAAGTGGCATGTAAACCTAAACCAGTGTTCTCAACGTTCGTCTTAACAGTTGCTGATGCGGCTCAAAAGATATATGGGTCTGCAATAACTTTCTATGAAGAACTTGAATTAGATGTAGAAAGTGAACAACTTGTTGATATATCTACAGAGAAAATGAAGAATTCTG TTGAACATGAAGAAGTTGATACTCAACTAATAACGTTTAAGCCATCTGGAATACTTAAGAAACTCAGTCAATCACAGTTGGAAAAGTTACAATATACGAATCCTGCCACTCAGTCTTTGAACATCAGTAAATCTATATGCATCTTATCTCACTGGCCATTTTTTGAGACGTTTGAaaaatttttagtttttttaCATAGTATGGTTAATAACAAGCCGCAAAACGTTCCTATTGAAAAGTACATAGCATATTTTTTGTACGATATACCATTTCCGAGTCCACAGAGACCGAGAATACTTGTGCAATTAAGTACTAAAGACAGGTTGATTTTGACACAACCAGAAGATTTAGCACTACCAAGGTCTGGTGCCAGTTTTCGGCAGTTACTTATCAATTTAGGGCCTGATAACTGTTTACTTATATTGTTGTTAATCTTAACTGAACAGAAAATACTTGTACATTCATTACGTCCTGATGTACTTACATCAGTGAGCGAGGCTATCGCTATGATATTATTTCCATTTAAATGGCAATGCCCATACATACCTCTATGCCCCTTAGGTTTAGCTGAG GTTTTGCATGCACCATTGCCATTTCTCATAGGCGTGGATTCGAGATTTTTTGATCTGTATGATCCTCCATCTGATGTTAACTGTGTAAATTTAGATACAAATAATATTGCGATATGCGATGACAAAAAGTATTTAAACGTGAAACTGTTACCTAAAAAAGCAGCTAGACAGTTAAGAAATTGGTTGGAACATCTATATTCGAAGTTGATTTCTTTAGGAAAGAGTTATTCATCCATGAaag ATATGGACGATGAAGAATTCAGCGTTGATAAAGAATTTCAACAGAAACGAAAAGAACAGGCTTTAGAACTTGAAATACAGGACGCTTTTCTGAGATTTACTGCAACTATATTAAAGGGATACCGTGCTTACTTATTACCAATTACAAAAGCCCCAACTGTTGGCTCAACAGATCCAACTAGTTTATTCAATATACAAGCTTTTCTTAGAAGCCGGGATAAAGCTCACGCGAAGTTTTATAGTATGTTAGTGAAAACACAAATGTTTATAAG ATTTATAGAGGAACGAAGTTTTGTATCTGATATGGACATGGCAGGTCTAGCATTTTTTGATGAATGCACCGAACGCATTGAGGACGAAAATG TACAACTTTTGGAGTTGGATGAATCTCAGCACAGTGAACGAACAGTATTTATACCTCCACCTGAAGCTGGACCGAATCAGCAACCGATAACATACCGCACATTTAAATTAAACCCTGATTTAATAAGACCACAaaagaattttaatttaaaaaatccaaATTTAAGTGCCTTTGGCATAGTACCAGGAAGTCCTATGGCACGTAGAACGAAACATGAAATTAAGGTGGCGCAAAGAATGGCCCGTAAACAA gcAGCAATGCCAGATAGGTGGGGTAGATGTTTACTTGGAACGTGCTACAGTCTTTGGTTTTTGCATTTGCCAGCTATGTTACAAGTGTCTAATCAACCAGCTGCGATTTTACATCAGGCTTATGATTTACTAGTTAAAATGCCAAAATTACACTTAGATCCTATTGAAGAA GTTTGTTACAGAGCTATGATGCAACTATGCGGTGTTTATGGGCAACCTGTATTAGCTGTAAAATTGTTATTTCATATGAAACGTAGTGGCGTCCAACCAAATGCTCTTACTTATGGATTTTATAATAAG GCTGTGCTCGAAGCAACTTGGCCATCCGATATGACTAATTCCAGTCAATTGATGTGGAATAAATTACGAAATGCTATAGTCGGGGCGGCATTGTTTAAACGAGCTGGTAAAAGAAGTGCTAGAAGACGATTAAGTTCAAATGCTGATTTATTAACTGTTGATGGTAAAACTGCAAGTATGGAACATGCATTTTCTAGATCCAGTCTCGATAGTTCTCACTCTCAAGATACTGAAGCAGCACATAGTGATT CTACTAAAGCAAGTTCCACATCAGATCTACCCGAATATGGACCTTTTGAGATAAAAAAACTTCCTAGACAAAACAGTATAGTTAAAGATACAATAGCACTAAATGCAATACAAACAGAAGAAGTGGATAATTTACCTTTAAACCAAAG ATTGGTTCGAAACCTTGAATCACCATTGAAAAGTCCCATACGCACACCAGTTACAGAAAACGACCCTTTGGGTGCTTTAATGAATGATGAAACACCAATCGTTTCACCGTCTGAGGAAAACGATTCAAATTGTTCGACATGCACGTTGACTGTCTTTAATAATGTTGAAGAACGACCTGGAGGGCCACTTCTATTTCGAAA TAATATCTTGCCTCGTAGCGCAACATTTCATCAAACTATAGATGAAGGTGGCGTAGCAATAGGCGGTCATTTGCAAAGAAGTGAAACAATGCCGCATTCTGTAGCACAACAAGGCGAACAAgataaagagagagaaagattaGAATTGAGCAGTCTTTGGTCCCAGAAAGATAGCGTTACTTCGAGCCTGTCGAGTCTAGGCTCTAGTTTGAAGTTAAGCTTCGC TCCCACTAGTTTAACGGGGAAGAAATCTAATGAAATAATACTCGGTGGCTTAAATAGCCTGAAATCAGCTGCTACAACTGTAGTAAAAAAGTTTGACGAGATTAAAGAAGCGATTTCCGCAACTAGTACTCCTGTAAAACTTAAAGAACGCGATCATAAATTAGTGCATGGAGCATCACACGAATCATTAGATTCTATGACAGACGGATCATTACAAGATCGAAACGAAGCTCTTAGAATGTCAG GAGATGGAAACGTAGATCCTTACGCGCTGTGTGACTTGTCGGAATGTTTATATCCAAAAGGATCTAGAGAGTTGGACGAAAGAATTGCCATTGAACTTGTACTTTCTAGTGCTAGTAGATGTCATCACTGTGCCTCTATACTTTATGATGAAGAAATAATGGCTGGTTGGCAACCAGAAGATTCGAATTTAAATACGGTCTGTCAGTATTGCGATAAAGCGACAGTACCTTTACTTACTATAACGATACTAGATTACAG GTGCGAGGACAATGAAAGGAAAAGTGATCCTTTAATGGGAGCATTAGTTGAGCTTTTGGATAAGCCAAAAGAATTACTAGAACCTATCACAGTGCCATATTTGAATCCTCTGGTTCTAAGGAAAGAGCTAGAAAGTGTCTTAAGTCAAGAAGGTGATACATGTCTTACTAAGCATAAATTTATTGAGGAACATCCAATAGTGTACTGGAATCTTATATGGTACTTTGAAAGAATTAACTTAACGAGTCACCTTCCTGATTTATGGTTGAATAATGATAAGAAAAAAGAACAAATTAATTACGGCGCGGTAGGTGTGAAAACCATGTGGGATAATGAAAGACTTCACATGGATCGTTTACCTATGTATCTCCAGTGGAAGCTTAACGTTACAGAAGACAAAAC GTTAATGCAATTAGTGATTACAAATGTTCGTCGAAACGATTTGACGGAACCCATAAAAAGAGTGGCCTTAGAAAGAAGCAAAAATCAAGCACCTGACCAACCTCTATTTTCTATATATCGAGATATCTTGTTTTTGGCATTTACTGTTTTGGGTAGAGGAAATATCGATCAAG gtGTTTTTGACAGAGAATATAATGTATCATTAGAAAGATTAACAGAGAAGGAAGAAAAACTATTATGTAAAATTGACGCTCCGCCCTCAATGATGTCAGTGTTCTGCAGACATTACTTTAAGCAACTAAGCGTGTAA
- the Crag gene encoding DENN domain-containing protein Crag isoform X2, giving the protein MDERRVADYFVIAGLPGQDNDCDNDNEAQEQLEDWHQEGTHVKDIHMKPPITDLAIIFPALDEQCPEGYTLLEHTVSGLPADLNHGSLRTNECYLCYRRGRDKPPLVDIGVIYDGKERIMQDAKMVLKTPNGHLANVNNSTARIFVTYRRASPKMPCNSLVVTDICVILMNKGETPPHAFCVINKNLNKGMLGSDVYLCYKKSMNRANLISFKPSILYKYPMADYSSFVFPNSVAMFCLPMGATIECWPKVACKPKPVFSTFVLTVADAAQKIYGSAITFYEELELDVESEQLVDISTEKMKNSVEHEEVDTQLITFKPSGILKKLSQSQLEKLQYTNPATQSLNISKSICILSHWPFFETFEKFLVFLHSMVNNKPQNVPIEKYIAYFLYDIPFPSPQRPRILVQLSTKDRLILTQPEDLALPRSGASFRQLLINLGPDNCLLILLLILTEQKILVHSLRPDVLTSVSEAIAMILFPFKWQCPYIPLCPLGLAEVLHAPLPFLIGVDSRFFDLYDPPSDVNCVNLDTNNIAICDDKKYLNVKLLPKKAARQLRNWLEHLYSKLISLGKSYSSMKDMDDEEFSVDKEFQQKRKEQALELEIQDAFLRFTATILKGYRAYLLPITKAPTVGSTDPTSLFNIQAFLRSRDKAHAKFYSMLVKTQMFIRFIEERSFVSDMDMAGLAFFDECTERIEDENVQLLELDESQHSERTVFIPPPEAGPNQQPITYRTFKLNPDLIRPQKNFNLKNPNLSAFGIVPGSPMARRTKHEIKVAQRMARKQAAMPDRWGRCLLGTCYSLWFLHLPAMLQVSNQPAAILHQAYDLLVKMPKLHLDPIEEVCYRAMMQLCGVYGQPVLAVKLLFHMKRSGVQPNALTYGFYNKAVLEATWPSDMTNSSQLMWNKLRNAIVGAALFKRAGKRSARRRLSSNADLLTVDGKTASMEHAFSRSSLDSSHSQDTEAAHSDSTKASSTSDLPEYGPFEIKKLPRQNSIVKDTIALNAIQTEEVDNLPLNQRLVRNLESPLKSPIRTPVTENDPLGALMNDETPIVSPSEENDSNCSTCTLTVFNNVEERPGGPLLFRNATFHQTIDEGGVAIGGHLQRSETMPHSVAQQGEQDKERERLELSSLWSQKDSVTSSLSSLGSSLKLSFAPTSLTGKKSNEIILGGLNSLKSAATTVVKKFDEIKEAISATSTPVKLKERDHKLVHGASHESLDSMTDGSLQDRNEALRMSGDGNVDPYALCDLSECLYPKGSRELDERIAIELVLSSASRCHHCASILYDEEIMAGWQPEDSNLNTVCQYCDKATVPLLTITILDYRCEDNERKSDPLMGALVELLDKPKELLEPITVPYLNPLVLRKELESVLSQEGDTCLTKHKFIEEHPIVYWNLIWYFERINLTSHLPDLWLNNDKKKEQINYGAVGVKTMWDNERLHMDRLPMYLQWKLNVTEDKTLMQLVITNVRRNDLTEPIKRVALERSKNQAPDQPLFSIYRDILFLAFTVLGRGNIDQGVFDREYNVSLERLTEKEEKLLCKIDAPPSMMSVFCRHYFKQLSV; this is encoded by the exons ATGGATGAACGGAGGGTAGCGGACTATTTTGTCATTGCTGGCTTACCTGGCCAAGACAATGAttgtgataatgataatgaggcTCAAGAACAATTGGAGGATTGGCACCAGGAAGGAACACATGTTAAAGATATTCATATGAAACCTCCAATCACTGATCTTGCCATTATATTCCCAGCATTAGATGAACAATGTCCAGAAGGCTATACTTTATTAGAACATACTGTGTCAGGGTTACCCGCTGATTTAAATCATGGAAGTTTAAGAACAAATGAATGTTACCTATGTTATAGAAGAGGGCGGGATAAGCCTCCCTTAGTTGACATAG GTGtaatatatgatggtaaagaacgtataatgcaAGATGCAAAAATGGTGTTAAAGACTCCTAATGGACATTTAGCAAATGTGAATAATTCAACAGCAAGAATTTTTGTCACATACAGACGTGCAAGCCCTAAAATGCCATGCAATTCTTTAGTTGTAACAGATATATGTGTCATTTTAATGAACAAAGGGGAAACTCCCCCACATGCATTTTGTGTGATCAATAAAAATTTGAACAAAGGCATGTTGGGTAGCGACGTATATTTATGCTATAAGAAGTCTATGAATCGAGCAAATTTAATATCTTTTAAGCCTTCTATACTATACAAATATCCAATGGCTGATTATAGCAGTTTCGTCTTCCCAAATTCAGTTGCAATGTTTTGCTTACCAATGGGAGCAACAATAGAATGTTGGCCTAAAGTGGCATGTAAACCTAAACCAGTGTTCTCAACGTTCGTCTTAACAGTTGCTGATGCGGCTCAAAAGATATATGGGTCTGCAATAACTTTCTATGAAGAACTTGAATTAGATGTAGAAAGTGAACAACTTGTTGATATATCTACAGAGAAAATGAAGAATTCTG TTGAACATGAAGAAGTTGATACTCAACTAATAACGTTTAAGCCATCTGGAATACTTAAGAAACTCAGTCAATCACAGTTGGAAAAGTTACAATATACGAATCCTGCCACTCAGTCTTTGAACATCAGTAAATCTATATGCATCTTATCTCACTGGCCATTTTTTGAGACGTTTGAaaaatttttagtttttttaCATAGTATGGTTAATAACAAGCCGCAAAACGTTCCTATTGAAAAGTACATAGCATATTTTTTGTACGATATACCATTTCCGAGTCCACAGAGACCGAGAATACTTGTGCAATTAAGTACTAAAGACAGGTTGATTTTGACACAACCAGAAGATTTAGCACTACCAAGGTCTGGTGCCAGTTTTCGGCAGTTACTTATCAATTTAGGGCCTGATAACTGTTTACTTATATTGTTGTTAATCTTAACTGAACAGAAAATACTTGTACATTCATTACGTCCTGATGTACTTACATCAGTGAGCGAGGCTATCGCTATGATATTATTTCCATTTAAATGGCAATGCCCATACATACCTCTATGCCCCTTAGGTTTAGCTGAG GTTTTGCATGCACCATTGCCATTTCTCATAGGCGTGGATTCGAGATTTTTTGATCTGTATGATCCTCCATCTGATGTTAACTGTGTAAATTTAGATACAAATAATATTGCGATATGCGATGACAAAAAGTATTTAAACGTGAAACTGTTACCTAAAAAAGCAGCTAGACAGTTAAGAAATTGGTTGGAACATCTATATTCGAAGTTGATTTCTTTAGGAAAGAGTTATTCATCCATGAaag ATATGGACGATGAAGAATTCAGCGTTGATAAAGAATTTCAACAGAAACGAAAAGAACAGGCTTTAGAACTTGAAATACAGGACGCTTTTCTGAGATTTACTGCAACTATATTAAAGGGATACCGTGCTTACTTATTACCAATTACAAAAGCCCCAACTGTTGGCTCAACAGATCCAACTAGTTTATTCAATATACAAGCTTTTCTTAGAAGCCGGGATAAAGCTCACGCGAAGTTTTATAGTATGTTAGTGAAAACACAAATGTTTATAAG ATTTATAGAGGAACGAAGTTTTGTATCTGATATGGACATGGCAGGTCTAGCATTTTTTGATGAATGCACCGAACGCATTGAGGACGAAAATG TACAACTTTTGGAGTTGGATGAATCTCAGCACAGTGAACGAACAGTATTTATACCTCCACCTGAAGCTGGACCGAATCAGCAACCGATAACATACCGCACATTTAAATTAAACCCTGATTTAATAAGACCACAaaagaattttaatttaaaaaatccaaATTTAAGTGCCTTTGGCATAGTACCAGGAAGTCCTATGGCACGTAGAACGAAACATGAAATTAAGGTGGCGCAAAGAATGGCCCGTAAACAA gcAGCAATGCCAGATAGGTGGGGTAGATGTTTACTTGGAACGTGCTACAGTCTTTGGTTTTTGCATTTGCCAGCTATGTTACAAGTGTCTAATCAACCAGCTGCGATTTTACATCAGGCTTATGATTTACTAGTTAAAATGCCAAAATTACACTTAGATCCTATTGAAGAA GTTTGTTACAGAGCTATGATGCAACTATGCGGTGTTTATGGGCAACCTGTATTAGCTGTAAAATTGTTATTTCATATGAAACGTAGTGGCGTCCAACCAAATGCTCTTACTTATGGATTTTATAATAAG GCTGTGCTCGAAGCAACTTGGCCATCCGATATGACTAATTCCAGTCAATTGATGTGGAATAAATTACGAAATGCTATAGTCGGGGCGGCATTGTTTAAACGAGCTGGTAAAAGAAGTGCTAGAAGACGATTAAGTTCAAATGCTGATTTATTAACTGTTGATGGTAAAACTGCAAGTATGGAACATGCATTTTCTAGATCCAGTCTCGATAGTTCTCACTCTCAAGATACTGAAGCAGCACATAGTGATT CTACTAAAGCAAGTTCCACATCAGATCTACCCGAATATGGACCTTTTGAGATAAAAAAACTTCCTAGACAAAACAGTATAGTTAAAGATACAATAGCACTAAATGCAATACAAACAGAAGAAGTGGATAATTTACCTTTAAACCAAAG ATTGGTTCGAAACCTTGAATCACCATTGAAAAGTCCCATACGCACACCAGTTACAGAAAACGACCCTTTGGGTGCTTTAATGAATGATGAAACACCAATCGTTTCACCGTCTGAGGAAAACGATTCAAATTGTTCGACATGCACGTTGACTGTCTTTAATAATGTTGAAGAACGACCTGGAGGGCCACTTCTATTTCGAAA CGCAACATTTCATCAAACTATAGATGAAGGTGGCGTAGCAATAGGCGGTCATTTGCAAAGAAGTGAAACAATGCCGCATTCTGTAGCACAACAAGGCGAACAAgataaagagagagaaagattaGAATTGAGCAGTCTTTGGTCCCAGAAAGATAGCGTTACTTCGAGCCTGTCGAGTCTAGGCTCTAGTTTGAAGTTAAGCTTCGC TCCCACTAGTTTAACGGGGAAGAAATCTAATGAAATAATACTCGGTGGCTTAAATAGCCTGAAATCAGCTGCTACAACTGTAGTAAAAAAGTTTGACGAGATTAAAGAAGCGATTTCCGCAACTAGTACTCCTGTAAAACTTAAAGAACGCGATCATAAATTAGTGCATGGAGCATCACACGAATCATTAGATTCTATGACAGACGGATCATTACAAGATCGAAACGAAGCTCTTAGAATGTCAG GAGATGGAAACGTAGATCCTTACGCGCTGTGTGACTTGTCGGAATGTTTATATCCAAAAGGATCTAGAGAGTTGGACGAAAGAATTGCCATTGAACTTGTACTTTCTAGTGCTAGTAGATGTCATCACTGTGCCTCTATACTTTATGATGAAGAAATAATGGCTGGTTGGCAACCAGAAGATTCGAATTTAAATACGGTCTGTCAGTATTGCGATAAAGCGACAGTACCTTTACTTACTATAACGATACTAGATTACAG GTGCGAGGACAATGAAAGGAAAAGTGATCCTTTAATGGGAGCATTAGTTGAGCTTTTGGATAAGCCAAAAGAATTACTAGAACCTATCACAGTGCCATATTTGAATCCTCTGGTTCTAAGGAAAGAGCTAGAAAGTGTCTTAAGTCAAGAAGGTGATACATGTCTTACTAAGCATAAATTTATTGAGGAACATCCAATAGTGTACTGGAATCTTATATGGTACTTTGAAAGAATTAACTTAACGAGTCACCTTCCTGATTTATGGTTGAATAATGATAAGAAAAAAGAACAAATTAATTACGGCGCGGTAGGTGTGAAAACCATGTGGGATAATGAAAGACTTCACATGGATCGTTTACCTATGTATCTCCAGTGGAAGCTTAACGTTACAGAAGACAAAAC GTTAATGCAATTAGTGATTACAAATGTTCGTCGAAACGATTTGACGGAACCCATAAAAAGAGTGGCCTTAGAAAGAAGCAAAAATCAAGCACCTGACCAACCTCTATTTTCTATATATCGAGATATCTTGTTTTTGGCATTTACTGTTTTGGGTAGAGGAAATATCGATCAAG gtGTTTTTGACAGAGAATATAATGTATCATTAGAAAGATTAACAGAGAAGGAAGAAAAACTATTATGTAAAATTGACGCTCCGCCCTCAATGATGTCAGTGTTCTGCAGACATTACTTTAAGCAACTAAGCGTGTAA